From Micromonospora echinospora:
GTGAGTCGGCAGTGTGGGTGCCGACGCAGTTGACTGCCCGCTACCGGCGCCTCGGTCGGGGCCAGGGTAAGAGCGATCCGATCGACGCTCTCGCCGTCGCCCGCGCCGCGCTGCGGGAGGACCTGCCGCCGGCCCGGCCGGAGGACGAGTCACGCGTGGTGAAGATGCTGCTCGACCACCGTGAGGACCTGGTGGGTGAGATGGTGCGCATGTGCTCGCGGCTGCGGTGGCTGCTGCACGACCTGGACCCGGACTTCGCCGAGACGATTCCGGCCCGGAAGCTGCACAAGCGCCGCTGGGTGACGCATGTGCGTGACTACCTCGCCGCGCAGGCGGGGAGTGTGGGTCTCTCGATCGCTGCGGAATTGCTCGACCGGGTCGAGGGGTTGGCCCGGCGAGCTGATCAGCTTGAGCGTGAGATCCACGAGTTGATGAAGGTCCAGGCGCCGCAGTTGTTGGCGCTGCCCGGGTGCGGGCCGCTGTCCGCGGCCAGGATCGTGGCGGAGACCGGCGACGTGCGCCGGTTCCACTCCAGTGCCGCGTTCGCCATGCACACCGGCACCGCACCGATTCCGGCATCGTCCGGGGCGACACACCGGCATCGCCTTAACCGGGGCGGCAACCGGCGTCTCAACGCCGCCGTGCACCGCATCGCGATCACCCAGGCCCGCGTCGACGACAGGGCCCGCCGCTACCTGGACAACCGCAGGGCGATGGGCAACAGCCGCACCGAGGCGATCCGCGCCCTCAAACGCCACCTTGCCCGACACGTCTACGGACTCCTGCACACCGCCAAGCGACTGTCCGGCGAAGTCGCTATCCCGGGGCGGGACGGCCTGCCAGCAGCGGCCTGAACGGTGCTATCCGCGGCGCCGCGGGCCCCACCAGGGCAGGATCGGAGGAAGATCCCGCAGCGGATTTTTGGGTGGGTTCGGCATCGGCGACTCGCCGTCGTCGCCGTCCCACCGTCGACCGTACTGATCGGGCAGGTTCCCCCAACCCCAGTACGGCGTCGGCTTCGTCGGGACGAACCCGAGCTGTTCCAGCGGATCGATCCGCTGCTCATCGACCATGCACAGGTGCGCCCAGTCATCCCCCATGTCGAAGACGTAAGCCAGCTGTTCACCCGGTGTGAGCCGGCTCAGCTTGGTCTTGTCGCTGTCGACCGCACCGTCTGGGACCTCTTCCCATATCCGGAAGGAGCAGGCCGGGGTCTCGTCGGCAAGGGTGAACATGCGCAGGTGTGCCAGGTCCCATCGGCCGAAAGCGTCGTCGATCGCTGCGCCGAGCTGCTCGAACGTATGCGTCCGCGCTGCGGCGAAGATCCGCCCTGGGCGAGGCCAGAAGTCCTCGCCACGGCCGGACACCAACTCAACCCGGATCGACAACCACGTCCGCGCCACCGCACCGCCTCCGTCACCAACTGCGCAAAGGACGCTACCGGCAGCACCGCCCTCGGAAGCCGCCAGGGTCCCAAAGTCCAACCTTGACATTGGAGCGACAGGACATCAGCAACGCCGGTAAACGCGCCGGCATCACCGGAGAACACTCCAGCCTGTGGACCCACATCGCCACAGCCGTTCGCATACTTCGACCCCGGCTGCTCTTCGTGGAGAACGTCGCCGCGCTCCTGCGACGCGGATTCGACGTCGTCCACGCCGACCTGGCCCAGATCGGGTACGACACGAGCTGGACATGCCTACGCGCATCCGACATCGGCGCAGCCCACCGCCGGGACAGGCTATTCCTGCTGGCCACACCCACCGTTCGGCTGGGAGGGGGTGCGGACGCTACCGACACCGTGCGCCCGTGATGGGAAAGGGCCCGGTCACCAGTACGGGCTGCCTGACCTGATCGAGGCGTCCGGCTCCACCCGTGGCCTGCTGCCCACCCCGAGGGCCAGCGACACTGGTACTCCAGGACGGCGAGCGGGGGCCGGGTTCCGGCCCCCGCTGTCGCAGGTCCTGTTGCCCACCCCACGGGCCACCGACGGAACGAAGGGCTGCCCCGGGCAGCGCGGCTCACACGGCGACCTGACACTGCCGTCGGCGGCCGTGCGGGTACCGGCCCGGTCCCTGCCCACCCCGCGCGCGTCCGACGCGCGCGGGCCTGGCCAGCACGGCGACGGCGGTGCGGATCTACGCACCACCGTTGCCGGGCTCGGCCAGCCCGACGCAGGCCAGTGGGGCGTCTACGCCGCCGCTGTGGCCCGCTGGGAGTCGCTGCTCGGCCGGCCCGCGCCGGAACCCACCCAGCTGGGCCAGCACGGCAAGCCCGTCCTGGCGCCGCCGTTCGTGGAATGGCTCATGGGACTCGACGAGCACTGGGTCACCGACCCAACTCTCCGGCTGCCGCGCACCGCCGCACTACGGGTTCTCGGCAACGGCGTCGTCCCCCAGCAGGCTGCCGCGGCGTTGCGGCTTCTGCTGTGCCCTCGTCGGTGGGAGGGGTCCGCGTGACCAGCGGTCGCCGCGGGTGGAACAAGCTACGAAGGGTTCTCCGTCCGGTCTACCTGCTCGGGATTGTTGTCCGGTGTTGCGCCCAGCCAGGTGTGGACCGTCGTGATCTCCTCGTCGGAGAACGTGATCTCCGCTGCGTCGGCGCGGCTGAGGACGTTGCCGACGAACGCCGCTGCGATGTCGTCGGCTGTCGGTGGGGGTTGACGGTGCAGCGGGCAACCGCCGAACGACGTGCCCCGCACGACGAACGCGACGGCGTTGCGGCTGACCGGCAGCCCCTGGTCGCGTAGCTGGTCTCGGGCCCAGCTGGTGCAGTGGGTCAGGTTGAACCGCTGGGACTGGGCGTACTCCGCGAGTGTCCGGTAGATCGCCGGCCACCAGTGTTGCGGCATTCGCGGCAGGTCGAGCTGATCGCCCAAGCGCTCAACGACGTCCGGCAGGGCGACGCGTGGCGTCGCGGTGGCCGCCTCCGGAGCCGGGTGGCGGCTGGTGTCCCAGATCAGGTACTGCGACGTCTGCAGGTTCGGCAACGTCAAGCTCGCCACCGCACGGGCGAAGCTACCGAAGCCGAACCAGTTGCTGTCCGTGACCGACGGACCGAGCTGCATCCGCAGCCGGGAAGCGAGCGAAGCCATATTCAACGGCTCAGTCGCCGTGGCGTACTCCTGGGTCACGATAGACCGGAAGGCCTCGTACGCCTCGCTTTGACCAGAGGCAGGGGCGTCACCCGCGACCGCGGCCACATGTTCGTCCAACCCGTCCTCCACCTCACTGTCGGGCTCGTCGTCGAGATCGACCGACTCGCCCTGCACCAGTGCCAGCAGGTGCTGGCTGTCGAGAACCTGGTCGGCGATCGCGGTGAAGGCCTCAGCCGCGTCGGCCGGTGACACGATCATGGTTCGCCGGTCGGAACGGCGTAGGCGTTGCAGCAGAGGTGTCATGTCGGAGTCGCCGGAGGCGATGACGAACTCGTCATACCGGGTGTCGACGGACAGTGCGTCGACGGCGTCAACGACGATCCTGATGTCGGCCGCGTTCTTCGTGCTGCTATAGCGAGGGCAGTCGATCACATCGAAGCCGGCGCGGACGAACGACGGCCGGAACTTCGAGAAGTACAACCGCGTTTGCTCCCCATCTGGGTCTGCGCGGTACACCCAGCCCGCGGGGTTGAGGTAGCAGCGCAGGACCAGCCAGCGCCGTACGCCATCCGTCGTGGCCGTCGTCGCCAGCCGGCGCAGCCATCCCCCCGGATCCTCGGCGAAGTGAACTGCCACGTCCGGGTCCAACTTGTAGAGGCCGCTGAACACGTTGTCGAAGTCGAGGTAGAGCGCCGCCCGAACGTGATCCACGAGCGCAACCTACCAACGTTGAGCAAGGACGCCATCACCCCGTCTTCACGGCAGTACGTGTGAGGGCGGGGTGATGGTCCGCTACAAGCGAGGGCCGCACCTGTCCGACTTGACCTCACTTTCCTTCCCCTTTCGAGACTCGGGAGTAATCACCGTGACCAGCCACGACATCAATCCCAGAACCCCCGCCAGCGGTGGCGAGGTGTGGACCGAAGAGCGCATCCGCGCGCTCGGCGCGATCACCGACCTGCCCACCGCCGGACGTGTCTTCGGCCTGGGACGCGCCCTGTCCTACGACCTCGCCCGCACCGGCGACTTCCCGGTGCCGGTCCTGCGGGTCGGCGCCCGATACAAGGTGCCCGTCGCCGGGATCCTCACCGCCCTGGGTCTGTCGCCGACGTCCGGCGACTTGACCCTGGGCGGGATGCGAAGCGTCGATCACCAGGACGAAATCAGCAGCATCGACCCGCCGTACACCGGCGGCGACAGGAAGAAGGAACCGTGACCCGCACCCGCAGCCCCGAAGGGGCCCTCACCAAACGCTGCACCTGCACCGACCCCGACACCGGCAAGAGGCTGGGCAGCCGGTGCCCGAGACTGCGCCGGCCGGGCGGCGGCTGGCACCCCACCCACGGGGTATGGGGCTACCAAATCGAACTGCCCGCCCGACCCTCGCGGCCCCGCCGGCAGCTACGCCGGTCCGGCTTCGACAGCCGCGACACCGCCGCCGCCGAGTTGCGGCACGCCCGCGCGCTGCTCGATGTCGCCGACGGCGACACCCACGTCGCGGCGCAGATCGGGGACCTGCTGCACTCCTGCCAGCCCGGCACCCCGCTGCCCGACCGCGACGCGGTTGCCGCCCGTGTCCGCGCCGGCGTGCCCGCCTCCGTGCCGACCACCACCGGCGAGTACCTGAACGCGTGGCTGGACGGACGGCGGGGACTCGCGGAGAAGACAGTGCGCGGCTACTCCGACCACATCCGCCTCTACCTGATCCCCCACCTCGGTGCCATCCCGATCCAGAGCCTACGGACGGCCCACATCGAGGGCATGTTCACCGCCATCGCGGTCAAGCAGGACGAGATCCGCGCCGCCCGTGCGAGCAGCGACCCCGAGATCCGGGCGAACGTGAAGGGCGTCCGGCCGATGGGCGCATCGAGCACACACCGGCTGTACGCCACGGTGCGCAAGGCACTCAACGACGCCGTCGTCCGCGCAAAGCTGATCCCCACCAACCCCGCCCTTGGCGTCGAGTTGCCCACCGCGAAACGACCCAAGGCGCGGGTATGGACCGCGAAGGCGGTCGAGCACTGGCAGTCCACCGGCAGGCGTCCCAGCCCGGTCATGGTGTGGATGCCGCAACAAGCCGGACAGTTCCTCGACCACGCGCAACGCCACGACATCGTCCTCTACGCGATGTTCCTGCTCATCCTGCACCGAGGCCTACGCCGCGGCGAGGCCTGCGGTCTCCGCGACCACGACGTCGACCTCGACGCCGGCTACCTCACCGTCGTGGAACAGATCACCACCGTCGGCTACACCCCCATCGTCCGGCCGGTGAAAAGCGACGCCGGCGACCGGGTCATCCCTCTTGGCCCGAAAACCATCGCCGCCCTGCGCTCCTACCTCGACATGCGCCGCCGCTGGCAACAGGTCAACGACACCGGATGGCCCGACAGCGGCCGATTCTTCGTCCGTCCCGACGGCAAGGCCTGGCACCCCCAGACAATCAGCGACCGCTTCGACCACCTCGTCGCCACCGCAGGCCTGCCACCCGTACGGCTGCACGACCTCCGGCACTGCGCCGCCACCTACCTGCGCCATGGCGGCGCCGACATGAAAGAGGTCCAGGAAACCCTCGGCCACTCCACCATCGGCCTGACCTCCGACACCTACACCACCGTCATCCTCGAACTCGAACGCAGTGGCGCGGATGCCGTCGCCGACCTCATCCCGCGCAGCGACAGGGCCGCATAGCGTGCGAGACGCACCGTGCAGCACGCCGACGCACCACGAAATCGCCCGGCCGAGGGGCCTATGCCGCTTCCTTGCCCGCCATTCCCCGGCGTGACAGCATCTGCGCATGGGCATCTTCGACTCCGTCGCACGCGGCATGGGTAGCCTCCGCCCGCTGTCCGACGAGGAACTCGAAGACGAACGCGAAGCGCTACGACAGCGCTACGTATCCAGCGACAACGTCGGTGAGGCGTCGAACCTCTACGACGAGCTGCACCGCTACGACAAAGAGATGACGCGCCGCGCCAACGAGGCCTACGGGCGCGACAATCCGGACGCAACCACCAGGCACCGTGAACACGGCTGGTACCTGCCGAATGACGACTAGCGAGCGCCCTGCCGGGCCTCGGCCCCCCGTCGACCTCGGCCGCCCGCCTGTCAGGTTCAGCGGGGCTTGCGGCCCGTAGTGGAGGCGAACTGGTAGCCGCGCACCAGCACCGCCGGGTCGGCCATCAGCTCGGCGAACCGGTCGAGCTCGTCGTGGGACAGGTCCTCGGCGAGGAGCCGGTCGCGTAGCTGGGTGGCGTTGTCGGCGTACAGGCGGCAGCCAGCGCTGCCCCCGGCCCAGGTCTCGGCGACCCAGCGGGTGTGGACCTGCTCGAAGCCGTTGCCGAGCAGGACCGACGGAACCTTGTCGCCCCAGTGCAGGTCGACCCCGCGCCCGGCGAGGACGTCGAGGATGGTGTGCACGACGCGGGTGATGAGGTCGTTGTCGCTGTCGGCCGGGGCGTGCGCGGACACGGGTGCGTAGACGATCTCTCCAAGGACAAGGTGCCCGCCGGGGCGCAGCGCGTTGATCATCTGGTGGAGCATCAGGTGCCGGTTCGGCAGGTGTTCCAGGACGCAGCGGGCGGTAGCGACGTCGATGGTGCCGGGTTCGACCGGCAGCGGCTGGGTGCGCAGGTCGCGTTGATAGACGTCGAGCACGCCGGTGGGGTTGAGCATGCTGGTGTCGATGTCGACGGCGATGACCTTTCCGGTGCGGCCGACGAGTTCGCACAGGTGCCGGGCGATCGAGCCGGCGCCGGCTCCGACGTCGAGGGCGGTGTGCCCGGGGTTGACGCCCAGGCGGGTCAGGTCGTCGAGGGTGACCGGGTCGAGCATCTCCTGCAGGGGGTGGAGCTGGTGGGGGCTGTTGCGAAACTGGTAGCGCTGCGTGGGTGCGGTGGCCCTCATGGAGTGACTCCTTGGTTCGTCGTGGTCTGGCAGGGCGGGGGCGTTGTCAGCAGCCAGTGCTGTTGCGGCCGCGGGTACAGCGGTAAGGACGGCGTGGCTGGCCGGGGACGGGCGGTGGGTTCCCACCAGCGGCGGGTGGCATGGCTGTGGGCGAGGTAGACGAGGTAGGTCTGCGCTCGCCAGCCGAAGGGACCCAGGTGGGCGGATTCGTAGGCGAGGACTTCCCCGGTGCCTGGGTGCAGGACGAGCAGGGCGCGTCGGTCGCCGCTGGTGGCGGCGACCGCGATGCCTGGGCGGCCGGAACGGTCGACCACGCGCGGGTAGTAGGTGAGCGGGCTCAGGCCGGCCAGCAGATCGAGGGTGGCGGCGCGGCCGTCCCGGCGAGGGCTGTACCAGGTCGACAGGTGTGCCAGGTTCGCCAGCACCTCGGTGGGGTCGGCTGGTGAGGGCTCGTTGATGCCGAGGTCTTCCCGCAGCACGTCCGTGCGGGTGAAGGGGTCGACCAGCCCGACGCTGTAGAGGTCGCCGGGTTGCCACCAGTCGTGGGTGACCGGGACGACGCCGGTGGGGTGCTGGGTGGCGAGTTGGCCGCCGGAGCGGTCGTCGCCGCGCCAGCGGACCACCTCCCGTACCGCCGCCCCGAAGCGGGCGGGGTTGTTCCACTGCCGGTAGTGCACGAGGTCATACCGGCCCGCGACGGTGTCGCACGCGCTGGCCCGCAGGCGTGCCGCCAGCGCTAGCAGCGGGGCGCGCGCCGGCTGCGGGTACGCCACCCGAGTGCCCCTGTGGCCGGGGGTGTGATCTGCCGCTGCAAGCCGGGGCTGCGGGGCCGCTGAGGTGGGACAGTGCGCGGCCCTGGCCTGAACCGGGATCGGTGCTGGCATCGTCGCGGCGGGTACGGAGGTGGCGGCGAGCACCACCAGGGACGCCACTGCCGCGGTAGTGGGGGTCATCGGTGTGCCTGTCCAGGGTTGGGCAGGGCGGGTGAGACCAGGGTGAGGTGGTCGCGTAG
This genomic window contains:
- a CDS encoding DNA cytosine methyltransferase; amino-acid sequence: MTLERQDISNAGKRAGITGEHSSLWTHIATAVRILRPRLLFVENVAALLRRGFDVVHADLAQIGYDTSWTCLRASDIGAAHRRDRLFLLATPTVRLGGGADATDTVRP
- a CDS encoding tyrosine-type recombinase/integrase, with product MRHARALLDVADGDTHVAAQIGDLLHSCQPGTPLPDRDAVAARVRAGVPASVPTTTGEYLNAWLDGRRGLAEKTVRGYSDHIRLYLIPHLGAIPIQSLRTAHIEGMFTAIAVKQDEIRAARASSDPEIRANVKGVRPMGASSTHRLYATVRKALNDAVVRAKLIPTNPALGVELPTAKRPKARVWTAKAVEHWQSTGRRPSPVMVWMPQQAGQFLDHAQRHDIVLYAMFLLILHRGLRRGEACGLRDHDVDLDAGYLTVVEQITTVGYTPIVRPVKSDAGDRVIPLGPKTIAALRSYLDMRRRWQQVNDTGWPDSGRFFVRPDGKAWHPQTISDRFDHLVATAGLPPVRLHDLRHCAATYLRHGGADMKEVQETLGHSTIGLTSDTYTTVILELERSGADAVADLIPRSDRAA
- a CDS encoding class I SAM-dependent methyltransferase, whose translation is MRATAPTQRYQFRNSPHQLHPLQEMLDPVTLDDLTRLGVNPGHTALDVGAGAGSIARHLCELVGRTGKVIAVDIDTSMLNPTGVLDVYQRDLRTQPLPVEPGTIDVATARCVLEHLPNRHLMLHQMINALRPGGHLVLGEIVYAPVSAHAPADSDNDLITRVVHTILDVLAGRGVDLHWGDKVPSVLLGNGFEQVHTRWVAETWAGGSAGCRLYADNATQLRDRLLAEDLSHDELDRFAELMADPAVLVRGYQFASTTGRKPR
- a CDS encoding IS1096 element passenger TnpR family protein, which produces MARTWLSIRVELVSGRGEDFWPRPGRIFAAARTHTFEQLGAAIDDAFGRWDLAHLRMFTLADETPACSFRIWEEVPDGAVDSDKTKLSRLTPGEQLAYVFDMGDDWAHLCMVDEQRIDPLEQLGFVPTKPTPYWGWGNLPDQYGRRWDGDDGESPMPNPPKNPLRDLPPILPWWGPRRRG
- a CDS encoding NYN domain-containing protein, which codes for MDHVRAALYLDFDNVFSGLYKLDPDVAVHFAEDPGGWLRRLATTATTDGVRRWLVLRCYLNPAGWVYRADPDGEQTRLYFSKFRPSFVRAGFDVIDCPRYSSTKNAADIRIVVDAVDALSVDTRYDEFVIASGDSDMTPLLQRLRRSDRRTMIVSPADAAEAFTAIADQVLDSQHLLALVQGESVDLDDEPDSEVEDGLDEHVAAVAGDAPASGQSEAYEAFRSIVTQEYATATEPLNMASLASRLRMQLGPSVTDSNWFGFGSFARAVASLTLPNLQTSQYLIWDTSRHPAPEAATATPRVALPDVVERLGDQLDLPRMPQHWWPAIYRTLAEYAQSQRFNLTHCTSWARDQLRDQGLPVSRNAVAFVVRGTSFGGCPLHRQPPPTADDIAAAFVGNVLSRADAAEITFSDEEITTVHTWLGATPDNNPEQVDRTENPS
- a CDS encoding IS110 family transposase yields the protein MELGPDPRLRHVRRLVPLSPFRPGSSAEVIVLGVDPHKDLLVVVAVDSNGRQVDVTSAPARPRGVKSLLRWARQYGERLWAVEDVRHVAGGLMRGLLAAGESAVWVPTQLTARYRRLGRGQGKSDPIDALAVARAALREDLPPARPEDESRVVKMLLDHREDLVGEMVRMCSRLRWLLHDLDPDFAETIPARKLHKRRWVTHVRDYLAAQAGSVGLSIAAELLDRVEGLARRADQLEREIHELMKVQAPQLLALPGCGPLSAARIVAETGDVRRFHSSAAFAMHTGTAPIPASSGATHRHRLNRGGNRRLNAAVHRIAITQARVDDRARRYLDNRRAMGNSRTEAIRALKRHLARHVYGLLHTAKRLSGEVAIPGRDGLPAAA